Part of the Henckelia pumila isolate YLH828 chromosome 2, ASM3356847v2, whole genome shotgun sequence genome is shown below.
cgatgttgctaggcgctcttaccatgatttgatgggcaagtcggaaattgttgttccgagtcacaaggagttgtgagcccacggctagctgtatccctgaaccattgagggtcacacaagtaatggatttttaatccccgttgagatagttaaatttaaagagttaaatttaatgaacaaagaagtgggacttcttatttaaagagtagaggagtaagatttcctaaaatgacatagggataggcatttttggaaaccactgaattcggattcagaaaatttatcttgactttaaaagatgcagaaatggtttctgtgcacattggtgaaattggtttatcaatctgagtcacgatgaattttatattaatttctgaacatgcaggctttgcttgtcaggcttgaacttatgactaatgggccctaagctgttagcagcccacattataaataagttattgcagtacagaaattacacaacagaggtcacaattttcgaaaaccctagctgatttttttaaaagtggccgcccccccttctcctctctctgctcgaaaaattccagcctgtgaatttagaatttgcagtctggtttaacggatcaaattcgttaattctcttcgtagaaacttctgatagattttctagtgcaatctatcagagggattaaacttctgttcttggacctgattgaagaattgttcgtccatcagttcctgggatatacaacaagagcagagtaatctgttggtgtccataatctcgtttcgagattggaggtaaaaatttaattgttatttaatttttacacgcacaatttaatcgtaaagttttgatacccatgatatggaatcgttccatataaaatttttaaacttccgctgcaccgggtatcaatccttattgatctgatcaccgttctccaacaccaaatacaacaaagtacgggacgtgagcatgataagctcagtacgagagtatgagtatacggtgttatgtgtgcatgtatgcaagtgaactgggtaccaagactctcaggtcaagaagcaagctcatagaccgggcccagggtatatagcacgttgcgccgtcgcatcaggaggtggctcatatacccagtggataatggtgacctgatactagtacatgtgtccaaccataaggtgacctgacacaagacttacgtatccaaccatccacaaactcgtagggtgagcgccctactacaggaaacctctaaggtaaaagctcaatatgctcatatatgcaacatacagtcatgacatgctgtatatataaaggcatataaaatatgcaatcacataatccatgaaaacacataatacatgcatactcaatttggatatctcgaataatactttcgtacctcatacactaggcaggctagaccagcactatgtccaagcctacagtccgcactacaatgcaaagtactcatgcattaccactttattctaaaagccttaactacgctatagcatactccctatttactataaagagcaagagctatacctgcgtccgtcgccagcccactgatgacgattgcaccagaacttgggcaccactccaccgtaaccctggagcgcctcgccaacctccggacGAAGCCTAGGAAGGCCGGAAACACCCCAAAAAGCTCCTAGAATGCTCTAAAATCGAGAGAGAAAGAATAtgatttgttgtgaaaaatgaggctctcggatggcctatttataggccacgatcggaagctccgatcggtgcataTTTGCCACattttggacggccgagatcggaagctccgatcgcaggatcggaagctccgatctcctgcatctggccacgtgtttaaatctccttgacacctgtttctggttgagatcggaagctccgatctgcccgaaagctccgaactgtttctcatgtttccgaactggttttgggccCCCAAGACCCCCGGGACATACCCCaacattttcggacgttccggatctgattttccacttatttttaccaaataaggactccttaaacatgttttgacacttttaaaattatatatcattttctaacatgtttaaaatcacttaatcttgtaaaatggaaccgggctactacacccCTATTCTGGAGTAAACATTCTTCAAAATGGGTCTGCCCTTGTCTTCTAAGCCCACTTCCTTTGGTCTCGTAACAGTGGTAAGATTCAATGAAATGGGACAGCCTTATGGTGAATTACAGGCGACACTCGCAAATTTTGTGGGTACTATTGCACGAGATGAAGATTTGTTGCCCCTAAGTATTATAGATTGGAGAAAAATGCCTACAGATAGTTTGAATGAAGCATGGAGACGTATTACTATAAGTTAATagatatttaatttcaaatttgaatttaaaacacacagatatttaatttatgtttaTAGGAACGTTTTTTAATACCCAATCGCCATAGAAATATTGTCATGCAAATAATGGGGATTGCATGGAGGCGATGGAGGGCTCAAGTGAAGTCTACATCTTATGATCCAAACACTCCATTAGAAGAGCTCGTGGGAATTCATCTCATTCCTCATGGCTTGGCACCCGATGTTTGGAAAATATTATGCCATTACTGGAAGACTAATGAGGTGAACCTAACATCAATCACTTTTGAAATATGGTTAtggattttaaagtttatcacaaattttttttccagGGAACTTCTAAAATAAATCGAgaaaatgcaaataaaaataaagggaTTCATGCACAGGGATGTACAAATATTCCATCTTTAGTTGATAAATTTGTAAGCtcgaaattattatttttgttgcaGTCAGTTTCTTATTACCTATTTACTGTCACGTATGAGTTATATGAGGTATTTGTTGTTTTATTAGTTTCAGTCTTTCAGGAAAATGATAGAAAATCGACTCGTGTTGAAATACTACAATTGAATAGCCgaagcaaaaaaaaaagagatgttCTAGTTGATGATGAGGCAATACAAGTTGAGGTAACAATATGGTTTAATTTAAAAAGACTTCTGAATATTCTTTTCATGTTATCAACATTATTTTTGTTAGAATTTACTACAAGAGGTTGTGGAGCATCGCCTCCAAGACATGCCCGAGGGAACACAAGCAACAGAAGTGCACGAGAAAGCATTTGGGTTGTAATCTCTTCACAATGTCATCTTTTTTTGTTTAAAGTGTTGGACGTTGTATGATATTAACTATATTCTTTATGCAGTGAGGTATTCGGGCCCAAACATTCTGGTCGTTCACTGCCTAGCAAAATTTTTCCAAAGCAATGTAAACACACGTCATTTTATAGGCACAATTTTAACTCTAGTTCAGATGTTGCAGATAAATTAAGGGAAATTTAAGGAAAAATCAAAGTTATGGAGGCTCGAGAAGCACTACACCAAGCAGAAACAGAGGCACTTAGGCGGATGCAAGAAGAACAACTCTTAAATTTTGCACCTGTTATACAAAGTATAGTATCTAGAAGTGCGGGGGGATCTCGTAATTAGAAATGGTTACTAGACACTCCTAAAACATGTAAACCAGAGCGGTTACTACCCGTTGGaagtgtttttgttggtttataGTTTATACCACCGCGTAGTTGTATTGAGTTCATCGATTTTAGGATTGCTACCTGTTTATAAAACCAATGCAACGGGCCGGCCCAAATTGATAACCCTAATAATAGATTGAGAATGAACTTGGAAATATATTTATCTAAGTCTATATCATCATCAACTTTATCTAATAAAGAATCTACATATAATAGTAAGTAGTAACCGATTTTTGGTGTCTCGAAAATATTCACTTCTTAAAATAACATATGCATATCTTTACCATATTcttttactatttttttaatgattaatttttcatatcaaTCTAGGCCTCCACTTTCATCCTTTTAATTAAATCAAATGGAATGGATGAACATGCACATTCATTAGTTAAAAAAAAacctattttattaaattttataatccACGTATAAGTTATAAGTTTATAACTGTCCTAATTAATATTCTCTATTTCTCGAGTTCTCAGGACTAATAAAATGTTTCTATCCTAATTTTTATCATGATTAATTAtgtaaaaaataaagataatatatcatatttattatttattatttaataactAAAGAAGTGAAGATGGGTAGAGTTTCCCTTTCCCAACTTTCCCTATTCTCCGTCCCACATGGAATAAATGAGAAACAGGACACGAATCTGTTCCATAAAATGACAAGCccaatctgcgaaaaatcaagCAGCTGCGCAGTGAGCACAAAGCGAACTATTCTTTCGCCTTTTACTAAAGAATACCGTGTGTTCGCTGCACACAAGCAGCATACTCTGATTTTTGGAGGGTTCTTGCCCATTGGGTAGAGGGCCCATCAATTCTAGTAGTAAATTTTTTTccgttttatatattttttaggtggataataatattaaattaaaaaagttTCGCTCCTGAATATTTTGCCCataagaataataaaataaaattggaaAAAGTAAAAGCACACTTTAATTTTTTCCCCCTCAAATCGTGTGGGAAAAAATTACTAATACCGGGGAACCGACAATAGTTATCTGGTTtcttggttttatttttttattatttcactATCACTATTATTTCCCTTTTTCTCCCCAGTTTTTGTATATGATACGAATTAAGCCTGCAGCAAAAcgttaatttaaattaaattacatgATTTATGGGTTTGTATGATTAATAACTATAAATGCAATTTTAGTCACTATTGTAGTATTAATTATAATAGTTTTTTTGCAACATTATAATAATGATAAAAGTAAATGTTCTACTACCACCCATTACAATTATTATTTCGAttacaattattattttattatgttaattatattaattcatATCATTAGCATTACAATCACAATCAACTTGCATGTTAGAATTTTGACACCATTGTGATTTGTGGACACCattattaacatatatatatatatattaaactgAGTCCACCTTTTGGATTTAGGTGTCACCTCAATTTAAAAAACAAGCATACCAAGTTCGATGCTTTTAATCCTCACGTTTCCAACGCAATTGATGAGAATGAGGAATTCACTTTTTAAAACACATTGTGTTTTACGGTAAATTCCATCCGCGAAGATAATTAGAGCGACCATATATATTAAGTTATATTGCCTCCACATTTGGTTcatctttaatttataaagtAGATCACAATGGAAAATTTCGTTCTTCCATCTCATCATTGTACAAATTAATCAACTCTTGATATAATGAACAAGACTTGGACGAGGAAACACCGACTTTTTCCCCTCTCACCTCACCGAAAACAAAGAAAGGGAGAATGCTGAATCAATTGAGAGTGTTCGTTCATATTGAAGTCTAAAAGCAAATGCTTGTGAATGGATCAACCAATAAATAGCATCACGCTCAACTTGCGAAACACAAATAAATATCTAAATAATCCGTACAATCATTATCACAGAGGCACGAATGATCGACACCGGGGATTAATTCAGCGGTATCTGGCACTTGGTCTCACTGGGCACGACTCCGGCTGCTTTCTGCATTTCTTATAGGGTAGAAATAAGGATGAGcctgccaaaaaaaaaaaccaccaaTAAATGGATATTTGGTGAGGAAAGAATCATTGTCTAATTTGGGGGTGTTGATAGGTACAAATATAAATAAGCCAACATGTAAGCTTtatctttgaataaaaaatttatccttGAATCAACTTTTTTATTTTCCAATAAATTCGTCAGAAGATGAGAACGCAAGTCAGCAACACAACACAATGACTCCGTAATTAAATCAAATGTATTAAATAGCATCCATCACATTTTcagaaatcaatttttttttttatatttccaTGTGAAGGGAGGGAGAGGTGGTAGTTGGAAACTTTTACCATTGCTTCCTTAGCGGTTGGCCTTTCTTGATGATCATAGCGTAACAGTTTGTCAACAAAATCAATAGCCTTAAAAAAGGAAGAGTAAAAGAAAAAAGGATTTGTTTAGAATCCGTGAAAAGCAAAATAGTAGATGTATaagattattaatataatatgatGCTTACATCGGGAACAGCCAAgtgttgattatcagagttgatgaACTTAGTCCATGGCTTTCTGCTAGGTCTAGATTGACAAAGCACAGAGATTCTCAACTTGCAATAACCATGCCTTTAAAGTGAACAAATTTCAGGTCTATACACTACCTTCCAACAAGGGCAGCAAGATTTGGGTCCAATTCCAAGTGGTACTTGTTCAAATATGCATTCAACTCATCTGTCCCCAACACCTGTCATAATATAAAAACAGAATAACTTTAATAGGAAGAAAAAGAAAACCACATATGCTTATGTTCTTTAGCCACCAAGGGCAAGAAAGAGACAAGAAGTCAGGCATCATCATAGCACACAAAAAACTCCAGCATAATTTGGCGCACATCATACATCAAGTACAAGATAAGAGGCTTTTCCAGTACAAAACTCAATATACCTTCGCAATCTTGACCAGTTGATCATAATTGTCGTGCCCATAAAAGAAAGGTTCCTTGCGAAATATCTGTACACACACATGCCATCACTATCAGTCTCATTTGCAGGGTCAACTTAGGAATATCTTGGAAAATCAATTGCCCAACCTCCTCATCCATCCATGGATGGCATACAAGCGGATAATCTATCATCTAGGGCTTTTGGGGAAAAATTCATAAACTAAAATGCTTACACAATTCCACTATGTTTTTTTGGAAATTAATGAGAGGCCCAACAAATGATGCATCAATCATGTATCGGCTTCATAATTCGATATGCTCATACAATCACAAGAAATAATCTTTTGTATGCCAATGTatagaattttaaaattgtCCAACAGAATGACACTAATAGTGCAGATTCATCAGAGATGAGGCCGATCAAATGATATGTCCAGGACCTCCAGGTCCATTTATAATCATATGTGCATAAACACTATAAGACTCGTAAAAGTTCCCGCCAGGGAGGGGAACCAAAATAAATGCATACCATTCCTGCAAACATGCACCCAAGGCTCCACAAGTCCAAGGAGTAATCATAATCTTGCAAATCAACGAGGAGTTCAGGTCCCTTAAAATATCTAGAAAATGCAGTCCATCAGATAAAGTAGATGTAAATCAGCTCACTAAGAAAAAATACAACCAACATGTGCTGGGTTAGGCTACAGCCTACAACAATATTAACATTTGTAAGCATCACCATTTCTGTAATAAATTATAACGTGTCCTACTTAATATATagaacaaaattttaatatcaaaATCCAGCAAGTCAGAAGCATCTACAGCTACACGAACCATAAGGGATGTTAATATTAAGATGGAGGTTGAGATGGCAAACCTTGAAGCTACACGAACGTTATACTCTTTACCAGGATGATAGAATTCTGCCAGTCCCCAATCTATAAGACGAAGTTTGCGCTGCTCATGATCTATCATGACATTATGAGGCTTGACATCACGATGCATGATACCTTGAGAATGGCAGTAATCTAAAGCCTACACATATTAAAGAATAAACAGAATCTCTGTGATCAAAATAAAACATAAGAACATATCATATGATGGAAGAGTAATAACGCGCTTTTTTTTCGGGGGTGTGTGTGTGATTAATaatgaaaaattaaagaaaaccAAATCCAGCAAGTGACTTGTTATGTGACTCATTGAGAACCCAAAGTCACTTTCTATTTAATCACTAATTCTTGAAATTTCTATTCTGTGATGAGGATGTGTTAAGCATATAGCTGAAAAGAGTCACCCATAGCCACATTACCTATCGGCTGGTTTTACGCCAAGTGGATGCCAACTACAGCTATTTACAATCGTTACCCATCACTAAGATATTGTGCGCACTAATTTCTTTTCTAACCAAAAGTGTCACCTGATTCCATAATTTTTTCACTATTACTGCCTGTATAAAAATGAATCCAACAGAATTCCAGTGGAGCGAACTAAATATATTAAATGTGCTTTAATCTATTCTACCAATAACATGGACACCTGAGACAATGCAGACACAGTAAAGTAACATGCTTATTTCTTTGTTGAGGATCAACGAATCTAATGATATTTCTTTCCAATTTCTGCCTCTTCTTCTCCCTCTGAATCAAACTTTTCCTTGCCATAATCATTCGGGGCCCATAAGTATCCATGATACAAATAAATCTAAGCTGTAGAAATATAAAACGGCCAGCCAGGTCTCCATTGAAAGAAATGAAATTATTGCGGACAATCAGCCAAATTTACGGATGTAGAGGTTCAGAAAAACAAATCACTGGTCCATCTATGATTCACTCATGAGAATAGTAAAGATGGAAATTGAGACCAACACGTGAGAATTCATGGCTTCAAAACATGAGAAAGAAAACATACTCACCTTTAAGAGCTCATATATGTAGTATCTAATATCAAAATCCGAAAGTGTGGGATACAGCATTTTAAAGTCTGTGTTGTTCACGTATTCAAATATAAGACTTGGTGTCTTTGATTGCTGGTCTCTTACAATATCAAGCAACTTTACAATATTAGGCCCACCACAAAGATTCTGTAATATTTTTATCTCCCTCTTGATCTGCACCAGTAAATATTATTGTAAGTCCTTCAATATATTCATCTCCGATTCTCCATGCTCCAAAAGAAGAATCAACCCcattaaaaaacaaaacaaaacaaaaaatagaaagcaagaagcaataaatccaagacaaaaatgaaaatattggTTGAAACTTGAAACATTATAGGAACAATCTGCTATATTTACAGAAACTATGGCTGCGTACAATAATGGTTCAAATCTCATTCATAGCACGAGGAACAAACACTTTTATAAATTGAAGCAGAATGCCACAATTTTGGAGCACTTACATCCATAAGAATCAAACATAACCATAATTAAGTGCAGAAAGTCTAAGAGACAAACAGCCGACAGCTGATAACACTTGGCATGGAAACTCAATAGACATCAAAATGGTGCACACTTTCAAAGAGACATAAACTAGTTAGGCAAGATATACTTTCGCTTCCTAGGTTCTCAAAGCCTCCAAGATAGGGTCCAACAGATATTCTGACCAAAAAGAGCAAAGTGGCTCATATTTCTACCACACGCCTTGCTAAAACAAATGGTCTTCAGAAAAACAATTTCTTAGTTGTTGATCCCCAACCCCCTTTCACATAAGATTTGGTCACCTGGTTATATCTTCATGCAATCCATTCAAATATAGCAGTTTCAAGGAAAACTATATGATATCCATTTTTGTTTCATATATCAGTGCCTATTTGATGCAGGTATTGCACTCTTTGATTTGAAAAGAAGTTTTTCATATTTATGGTAAAATAACGGGGACTCTGCAACAGTGAAGCTCTATGTAGTGAGAAGTAAATAACCGATCCACATCACAATATTTGCCATTAACTTCAATGCATACTTTCATTTATGTTGTCATTAACTTTAGACCTCAACTATTAGCCACAAAAAATCAACAAAAAGTGGTTTAAAGAGACAAGAATTAAATTGAAATTAAGACAAAATGAACATAaggtaaaaaataataataataaaaaaaccttTTTCTTCTTGACAGGTTTAAGGATCTTGATAACGCATTTCTCATTGTTGGTGGCATGAACACCCTCGAAAACCTCGCTATATTTCCCCCTCCCCACCTTCCTCACAACCTCATAATCATCCTGTTCCCTGTCAAGCCCAATCAATCATAATTCATAACCCTAAAACATAGCGGAAAACAAAAAACATCAATTCTAAGAACGAAAATCACGTAAAAAGAATCCGTTACCCCCATTGAACAGTGAGGGACTCGTAATCCCAATACTCCTTAGGGCGGATGACATTGACGTCAGGGTAAACCCGCGCCTTGGATGGGGCCCCAGGCCGGCGAATAGATTTTCCTATCTTTTGAGCCATGGTCTCAGGAACGGATACACCGGAGCGTCGACTGATAGAGGACAACTGTTGCTTCTGGTTCTGCGGTGGCGGCGGCTTCTCTTGTTGCTGCCTTTGTATCTGAGAAATTGAGGTGGATTGGAAGGCGATGCGGCGGAATAGAGCGGCCGGCGGAGCCAAGAGGGAGGAGCAGCGGCAATGGTTTTGACGAGAGGCGATGAATCGGAGAGGCCTTACGGCCATGAACTGAAACAAGGGTtcctataaatataaaatatattctcCAGTGCTTTTGGGACCCCTCTCCCCAATCCCAATTGGAACCCATTTTCCCCCAAATTCTGAGACCAATGCGGCGTCGTTTCTCCAGTTGATAAGGTTTTTTGGGCCAATTGTGAGACTGGGCTTTTTCAAACCGACATCATGCTTCTTTCGAAACATTGTTTTGGGCGAGGGCACCACTCCAGGGGTAATCAAAgtgcgatttttttttttttttaaaattcaaatcgaATTGTCTTATACGAacttattttgtaaaaaaattattgcgGTTTTATATATAGAATTAGTTTTACGGTTTTTAGTGGTTTCGGGCAGTTGCGGTTGGTTGTGTGGTTATTCTTGTGAATGATCAATTTGAATGCAAAATATTAGAATATATATTCGAATTGATTCAAAAACAACgataaaaaatattcaaaaccaaATTAATAATCGAGCACGACATGCATGACACTTATAATAATAATGACCTTTACAATATATTGTCATTTTTTACTTTTCAAAGTTCGAACAAAATATATCTAGTGAAATGAATAAATACTcttaacaaataaaatattattttgaataatatttaaaatgaatgtGAGTTTTTTTTAATAGGAGTAATAATTTTTTACTAGAGTCGAGATAGATTAAATGATCACTTCTTTAATTGAGTGTATTGTTTACAAATTATTATAACGTTAGGCCAAATATTATCGCAAAGATTTGGCCGGGGGGTCAATTGGTGCCGTTCGTGACAAAAAAATACTGCACCATGTATGCggatcattattatttttaatcatggttttgaaaaaaaaaatagtaaaaaacaGTGTGTTGCAATTCAGTTCGTACGGTTCAAACTGTTACTAACAAAATTTGATCACCCCTAGGCACTCTAACAAATAAaagattattttgaataatatttaAGATGAAtgtgagtttttttttaatagagTAATAATTTTTTACTAGAGTCGAGATAGATTGAATGATCACTTCTTTAATTGAGTATATTGCTTACGAATTATTATAACGTTAGGCCAAATATTATCGCAAGGGATTTGGTCGAGGCGGTTTGGTGTTGTTCGTGACAAAAAAATACTGCACTATGCATGCAATATTgtataatcattattattttaatcgtgattttaaaaaaaaaaaaaaaaaaaagtaaaaaacagTGCTCTGCAATTCGTTCCGTACGATTCAAACGGTTACTAACAAAATTTGATCACCTCTAGGCACTATCACGAATTACAACTAAAATTGCAAGAAGTTAAACACGTTGGTCCCTCGTATTATTCAAAAATTACTTGTGTCACTAATATTCAAACCTCTAAAATCCGGTCAACCATTTTCGGTCGAAAAAACTATATTTTTGATCTTTGTAATTTTGTTCTTCCACGTTGTCAAAATCAAATTCCGATTAAAACCGAGCTAAAATCAACTTCACATCCAAGTATGCATATGGAAATTCCTCCAAACTAGTCGACACGCACACATATATAatgaaataaaacatgttttggATATATATTAAACGGAATTTAGAATGATATAGTTCCACAAATTTGGTTGTCATTTATTACCTAATGGTAATAATTTAATCATGGCTGCTTATCAACAACGTCGAGTAGACCTATTGCATTAATTAATTAGTCATGATTGGCTACAAAAAGTCGTGCTGACGAAATAAAAATCAACTGAATAAAAGACATTATTCAGAAAACATCAGTCAAAAtcacataaataataatattattattttgtaattttatgtGTAACGTATAATTCAATGTGTAACTAAATATGTACATGTATCATTTTTCTATGTAAATATGtattattttatcttaaaaGGAGGGCTATTAGTTAGAAAAGATAATTATTATGGTAGTCATGTCATTATTAATTACTAGCATAAACATGCGCACAGACGTTGAGTgtgtataaaataaaataatatatttattattatatgttatatataaatattatatttttattttcattaatttttttaattgtgatttttttttaatttcaaaagtaATGTATGAATAAATTTATAAGttatttatcttatctataATTATTAGTTGATATAAAATAGAAAAAGAACGTGTAAAAATATAATCAAACATTCAAATTtacaaattttatatttatctagTATAAgggcaattttttttaaaaaaaatgttggtgTCCTTAAGAGTTAAGAAACTCAACTATCATATATACAAGTAAAAGTGCACACGCTATGCATGTGTGGTCAATATAATATAAACCAAATTCATTTCAGTTTCCTTCAACATAGGAGATGTGGGTGtagttaaaaaaaatgttggtgTCCTTAAGAGTTAAGAAACTCAACTATCATATATACTAGTAAAAGTGCACACGCTATGCGTGTGTGGTCAATATAATATAAACCAAATTCATTTCAGTTTCCTTCAACATAGGAGATGTGGGTGTAGTTATTAATAATGTGTAGAATGCAGTTTTCAAAATGCAagacaattttttttgtttttgtttttcacctatttttttttttcaatgtaaatatattaaattttaaataactatCAAAGTTAAattgtaaatatattttggtgtcATCAAAACGTACCAAAGCAGTTTTTAAAAGTGACTCAAGATTTATAAAATAGTAAGATTAGTCATCGAAACATACGCGTTGTGTGTGTAATATAATCGTAAATCCGAAGCGACCACAAATGTATAGATTGAGAGAAAGATATTCACAAACTTATCTATTCAGTATCTAAGCATGAGAATTTTGGGAAGAAAAACCATGAGTTGAGTAGAAAGAGAGAAAACGTGGAGCAATTTTCTTGAAACGTAGAGCAGAAGAgatggataaaatattaaagaaaTAGAAAATTAATTGTGAAGAAAAAGGTAAAATCGGAAGAAAAGACAGTGTCCTCGCACTATCTGTTTTTATCAGCCTctcaattattataaaatagtaaatatatataCTAAAGATTATATATAGTAGAGATAACAACTAAAgttagaagaaaaaaaattagtcGAAGaagagaattttaaattttaattttcaaattaaatagtcCTCAATATTGGGACTCGATTAAACAGAATGGCGTACCC
Proteins encoded:
- the LOC140879753 gene encoding casein kinase II subunit alpha-2-like — encoded protein: MAVRPLRFIASRQNHCRCSSLLAPPAALFRRIAFQSTSISQIQRQQQEKPPPPQNQKQQLSSISRRSGVSVPETMAQKIGKSIRRPGAPSKARVYPDVNVIRPKEYWDYESLTVQWGEQDDYEVVRKVGRGKYSEVFEGVHATNNEKCVIKILKPVKKKKIKREIKILQNLCGGPNIVKLLDIVRDQQSKTPSLIFEYVNNTDFKMLYPTLSDFDIRYYIYELLKALDYCHSQGIMHRDVKPHNVMIDHEQRKLRLIDWGLAEFYHPGKEYNVRVASRYFKGPELLVDLQDYDYSLDLWSLGCMFAGMIFRKEPFFYGHDNYDQLVKIAKVLGTDELNAYLNKYHLELDPNLAALVGRPSRKPWTKFINSDNQHLAVPDAIDFVDKLLRYDHQERPTAKEAMAHPYFYPIRNAESSRSRAQ